One Struthio camelus isolate bStrCam1 chromosome 10, bStrCam1.hap1, whole genome shotgun sequence genomic region harbors:
- the LOC138068483 gene encoding uncharacterized protein — MSLPRPVQGRTRAYVPVGGTFHLNRSSYWVDLPGTVAAVCCFTETASEQPTPASVPGAQGYVCTDKRAPSLTGSPTTSAALLSSRQRPRAAFAHYPAPPCSAELLRSLPFLLPSQPRRAVSRGYTAQSQALRMAANIALVFEQGVSLYSAGASYRHGPCSRGGLLPARAKEEMASSAPRFAVKYHKRSPVMAPALVFCFTLSTTIRYLTSAPVHVHACMRARARRQPQVPESLLVTVRPQLWHKAQTPCTICNVNEWQVLSYHLEREQTDCRGAHSLLSVLSFRTTGERSTSLSEMQLFGFDKSACDLVEKFFFWWSSCQLNFAVTLSLVASSRGGKRKRNCKTGCAAVGMSMPAGRYRSTNYRQRGNVSCEPDAAPSVLKRFFIFVPNIDS; from the coding sequence ATGAGTCTTCCTAGACCTGTTCAAGGAAGAACACGTGCCTACGTGCCTGTAGGAGGCACGTTTCACCTAAACAGGAGTAGCTACTGGGTGGACCTGCCTGGCACAGTGGCAGCTGTGTGCTGTTTCACTGAAACAGCCTCAGAACAGCCTACTCCAGCTTCTGTCCCAGGGGCACAGGGATACGTGTGTACAGACAAACGGGCCCCCTCTCTCACGGGGAGTCCCACGACCAGTGCAGCTTTGCTGAGCAGCAGGCAGCGTCCCAGAGCAGCTTTTGCACATTATCCAGCACCTCCTTGCTCTGCAGAACTACTGAGGAGTCTCCCGTTTCTCCTACCTTCCCAGCCTCGTAGGGCAGTATCTCGTGGCTACACAGCTCAGAGTCAGGCACTGCGTATGGCAGCTAACATAGCGCTCGTGTTTGAACAGGGAGTGTCCCTCTACTCAGCAGGTGCCTCCTATAGGCACGGTCCCTGCTCACGAGGAGGGCTGCTCCCTGCGAGAGCGAAAGAGGAGATGGCCAGCTCGGCCCCACGCTTTGCTGTGAAGTACCACAAAAGGTCTCCAGTGATGGCCCCTGCTCTCGTATTCTGTTTCACGCTCTCAACAACGATCAGGTATTTAACGAGCGCGCCTGTGCACGTGCATGCCTGCATGCGTGCCAGAGCGAGACGGCAGCCCCAGGTTCCCGAATCCCTCCTCGTTACAGTACGGCCACAACTGTGGCACAAGGCACAAACTCCTTGTACCATCTGTAACGTGAACGAGTGGCAAGTGCTGTCGTATCACCTGGAAAGGGAGCAGACAGACTGCAGGGGTGCACACAGCCTTCTCTCCGTCCTCAGTTTCCGGACAACAGGAGAAAGATCAACAAGTCTTTCAGAGATGCAGCTTTTTGGCTTTGACAAGTCTGCTTGTGATTTagtagaaaagttttttttctggtggaGTTCATGTCAGCTAAACTTTGCAGTCACCCTAAGTCTGGTTGCCTCTTCccggggaggaaagaggaagcgCAATTGCAAgacaggctgtgctgctgttggGATGTCCATGCCAGCGGGTCGGTACAGATCTACTAACTACAGGCAAAGGGGAAATGTCTCATGTGAACCTGATGCTGCTCCCTCAGTACTGAAGAGGTTCTTTATTTTTGTACCTAATATTGACTCCTGA